In Rhodopirellula sp. P2, the DNA window ACTCCTCCTGAAAAGGAACACAACATGTCCAATTCTAGCTCAAACAATCCGCAAAATGCACCTGGAGTTCACTTCCCGGAAAGTCTTCGCCTGAGACTCTCCGAAGACTTGCACCTGACCGGCAAGGCCAAGCGAACTCACGATGGCTACATCCGAGCGGTCAGGCAGCTCTCCGATTTCGCCGGTTGCAGTCCCGATCAGGTGACCGAGCAGCATGTGCGGCAGTTCTTCTTGCACCTCAAAAACGAACGCAACTTTGCTTATGGATCGCTCCGGGTGGCCTTCTCAGGCATCAAATTCTTGTTCACGCACACCTGCAAGCGTGACTGGGAAATCATCAAGATGCTCAAGCTCCAAAACATCACCACGTTGCCGGAGGTGCTGACGATCGATCAGGTTCATGAACTGATCGGCTCGGCGACCACGCGGCGAATGTTCGTCTATTTCTGGACCGTCTATTCGCTGGGACTGCGACTCAATGAAGCGCTGCATTTGCAGGTCAGTGACATCGACGCCCAGCGAGGCTGGGTCCATGTCCATCGTGGCAAGGGAGCCAAGGACCGGTATGTCCCGCTGCCGACGACGACCGTTCGACTTCTGCGAAACTACTGGGCAAGTCACCGACATCCAAGCTTTCTGTTTCCGGCAGATGGCCGAAACCACAGCCTTGCCAAAGACGGCGTCAGTCAAGCGACGACTCCGATGAGCGAAACGGCCGTTCAAGGAGCAATGAAGCAGATCACGAAAAACCTCCGCTTTGGCAAGAAGGTCAGCATTCATACGCTGCGTCATTCCTATGCGACGCACTTGCTCGAAGCGGGCGTGGGGCTGAAGGTGATTCAAAAGTACTTGGGGCATTCGTCGCTGCAGACCACGATGGTGTACCTGCATTTGACTGATACGGCCGAGGCCAACGCTCGTGAAGAAATCGAAAAGTTGTTCGGTAGGCTACCAGGCAGCGGCGAGTAAACCCGCTCTGGCAAATGCCCACGGTTGCGGAGGCTCTTCGGCAATTCGCACCGGCATACCTGCAGCAACACGCCGATTCGATCTCGGTCGCCGAAGATAAAGTTCTTGGCGCGATCACTCGTTGTCGCACCGGTGCACTGGGTGGTGTTCACTACCAGTGCGGCGGTTGCGGAAGCGATCACTGGGTCGGACGTTCGTGTGGCAATCGGCACTGCCCAAACTGCGGTCACGAGAAGACGCAGGCTTGGATTGAAACGCAGTCTGCCAAGCTGATGCCGGTTCATCACTTCTTGGTCACTTTCACGGTGCCCCGGGAGATCGGCTTGGTGCTGCGCGTTCACCAACGTGACGGCTACCGATGCTTGTTCGATGCCAGCAGTCAGAGCATTCGCGATGTGGGCGCGGCAACCAAGAGCCTGAAAGGATGCCAGCTTGGATTCTTCGGCGTGCTGCACACCTGGGGCCGTGACCCGGCGGTCTATCATCCGCACGTTCACTATGTCGTTCCTGGCGGCGGAGTGAAACTGGATGAGCAAGGCAATGCCGAATCATGGCAGAGCACACCGGAGAACTTCTTGTTCCATCACGGCACGCTGATCCGCGTCTACAAAGCGAAGCTGGCCGATGAGCTTCGTGCCGCTGGGCTGTATGACCAAGTCGATCGCGAGACTTGGACGAAAGACTTCGTCGTCGACATCCAGGCGGTCGGGCACGGCGTTCCAACGCTGAAGTACCTGGCACCGTACGTTCATCGAGTCGCGATCAACGACAGCCGGATCATCGATGTCAACTCAGAAACGGTGACGTACCAAATTCGTCGCAAGGGAAACGTGGTTCAGAACAAAGAGGTTGCCGGCGAAGAGTTCGTGGGCGACTTCTTGCAGCACGTGTTGCCGACGAACTTCATGAAGATTCGTCATTACGGGTGGATGAGCGGCAACAGCAAGGTGAAGGTCGAGGAGGTGAAGTGGTTGGTGTGGCTGATGCTTGGCTGGACTTTCTGGCTGGGCAGTGGCTACGCGCCACAGGTTGAACCACTGACCGCACCGATGAAGTGTCGCCTGTGCGGCGGGATCATGCGAGCGATTGAGGTCAGCTACACATCGTTGTCGTCGCAGGGCATCCGTCCCGAGCATGGGCTGACTTACTACGACAGTGGGTAACGCATGAACCGGGGAAGTGAAATGACCGGTCGAATTCGAACGTCTTCAGGAGGGCGAAGGAGGAAGGTATGTCGCGACAGCAATCTCAAGCTCAAAATTAATCGGGCAATGAGCGTCAATCCGCTTCCATCCAACTCGTCGCCAGCGGAACAGGCACAGAGCAAACGGCCGATCAGCAATTCACCTACTTCAAAACCAACCTGCCTCTTCGTTAGAGAACGCAGCCGGGAAGCAATTCCCAAGAGATCCTCAATCAACGCCTCGCCATTTACCCCCGGGCATCTTGAACAGAGGACTTGAGCTTCGGCTAGGCGACGCGTTTTGAACCGCGACGAACGAAGCAACATGAAAGAGAAAGAGACTCAACCGCCGCATCCACGCGAAGTCAAATCCTTATTGGTTGAACAGAGGACTTGAGCTTCGGCTAGGCGACGCGTTTTGAACCGCGACGAACGAAGCAACATGAAAGAGAAAGAGACTCAACCGCCGCATCCACGCGAAGTCAAATCCTTATTGGTTTGCAATATTCCTGCTTGGCCATGAAACTTCATAGCGACAACGAGTCGATCAAGTCGGGCGAACTGTCACTCCTAGCAATTGTCGAGACTGTCGTTGCTGCATCGCTTTTTGTGTGGTTAGTATCAACAACGGATTCAGGGAAGCTTTTTTTCGCGGGTGCGTTGATTCTGCCACTCGGGTTGATTCAAACTCCGCAGTCAAAACTGAGGCTTAGGCGATGGTGGCGTATACTTGAAAGTAGACTGATCGCGTTTGCCAAACCGAAGTGGGAAGCATTTCGGGCTCTCGAGCCGGTGCTTATCGCCCGCGACGGATCCAAAGTAGACGCCTGGAATGCTACGCCCGGCACTGATCTATCGCGTGCTGAGAACGATGGGCAAGTGGTCGCTAACGTTGCTGTTTTGCTTTATCACGTTCCATTTTCAATTGCGGTTTGGGTTCTCTTTGTTTTCCTGGGATTGGCAGTTCTGTCATGCTTTCTCGTTCTCACCTTCGCCTTCGGCGTAGCTGCGACGACGATTTACGTTGCAGCATCGTTTCTGACGTTCATTAAGCGTCCTCTGATCTCGCTATACGCGATACCCACAAATTACAGCAGGCTTTGCCTTTGCGTTGATATATTCAACGAGCCTGCGATCATTCCAGAATCGTATCAGGATAGGTTCGCTACGACTGGGTTGCTGCGACCCTACAAAAAGATTCGGCCGACACGGGACTCGAATGATCACTTGATTCCAAAATGGGTAATCGGTCGCAGAGCCTTGCTCTTTTATGAACGGGCATTGAGTCGTGTCTTTGACTTGCTTACGTTTCCCTTCGCTTTCGCAATCGCGATAGCAAGTCGTATAAGCGTAAAATCATCGTCCGTTATGTATGGAACTATCGCCCTGCTATGGGCAAATAGGGTTTCCGCAGACGGGGCCTTTGAGTTCCTGCAAGGATTTAGGGATTCAAAGCTGAATCGAGCTCGTGCATTTTGGGCTGGATGCGGTGTCTTGCTCTTCGTCACGAAACTCGCGATTTACATCAAGTTTCCTGTAATTCACACTCCTTACGCCAGGCTCAATGGTTTACTGGACTGGTTCGTATTGCCGGAGTCCCTTCCTGCGTGGCAACTGGCTGGTGTCGTGCACGCCGCAATCTTTCTCGCGCTGTTTTTCGGAGTTGATGCCGGCGTGAAGACGATTGGCTCAAGGGAGAGTGCGGGGTACCGCTGCGCGGTTTTCGTTAATTCGTGCCTGCTTCTTCTTGCTGGTTTGTCTGCGTATATATGCATTTGCGTTGTGGTACTTTGCGGCTTCGCGATAATGCGAACAGGATTGCCTGAGCTGTCGCCGTATTTCCCGACTAGGTGATTCCACGACGTGTGAATTCAAGCCCGAAACGCAATTTTTAGAGCACTGAAAAAACGAAAGGTTTTTCAGTGCCCCCTGGCGGAAGACCGACTGAGCCCGCCAAGCTGTTTGGAGCTTCAAATCCCAACAACTCAGACGGACTCAGTCAGCTATGGCACATCTTACCTTTCATCAACGCGTTGTCATCTCTGTCATGCAGCGAGACGGCAAGAAACAGAAAGAGATCGCTGAAGCAATTGAAGTCTCTCCCTCGACTGTTTCTCGTGAACTGGCAAGGAACCATGTCACCGGCAAGCACTATCACCCATTGCATGCCGAACGCCGAGCCAACTTCCTGAAGGAAAGACCATCGGTCGTCAGCAAGTTGGAGGACCCAGATCTCTTTGAGGTCGTGTCTGAGAAACTCGCTCTGAACTGGAGTCCTGAGCAAATCAGTGGGTATCTTTCGAAGCAGGCCGGCAAGCTTCAAATCAGCCACCAAACGATCTACAAGTATCTTTGGTCTTTGGATCGAAACCACCCATTTCGCAAAGCGATGCGGCGGAGCGGGCGTCGCAATCGCAAGCAAAAGCCAGGTTTTATCCGCAAGCAAGCTGCTGACCGCGTATCGATTCACGACCGCCCGAAGGTTGCCAGCAACCGAAAACGCATTGGCGACTGGGAGCTCGATCTCGTGGTCTGCAAGAAGAGCACGGGCTACTTGGTGACTGCCGTGGACCGCAAGACTGGCTACACCTTGGTCGGTCGCTGCAAGAAGAAGTCATCGCGTTTGGTGATGGATACGATCCGGTCGATGTTCAACAAGGTGCCGGAGAAGCACATCAAGACAATGACCTTCGACAATGGCACCGAATTCTTCTACCATCGATTGCTCCCCTCATGGTTTAACGTCAAGGTGTTTTTCGCGGATCCATACTGCAGTGGCCAACGAGGGACCAATGAGAACACCAATGGTCTGCTGCGGCAGTACTTCCCAAAGGGAGTGGACTATGGTTCGATCAGCTGGCAGCAGGTACGCAAAGCCGCTATGCTGCTAAACCTACGACCCCGTAAACGTCACGGCTATCAGACACCGGCGTCGCTCTTCGAATGATTTCGCAAAAAATTGCGTTTCGGATTTGAATTCACAAAGACGGGGAACAATCCGATGCACCCGAGTCGGCGAGTCAGGGCGTTTTGCCAGTGGAAGATCTCTCGCGCCGACCGCGTGATCGGTGACGTTATCCGAATTGAAATGACACTCGATGTACACCGTTGATGAACTCGACACTGTCGTTCCACTTTCGGACGTTCCGCAATCCGACGTGGGTGCGCCGCTACCGACAGTCGTTGCTGACGATTACCGACTGATACTCGAATACCTCGTGTCGGACCCTGATCCAAACTGGGATGGCACTTACGTTAACGTGGTCGGCACGGAAACCGACGGCACGGTCGCACTCATTCGCTTTCGCCGACCATACGCTCATATGATGGGTGCACCAAACGAGGAGGCAATCGCGGGACATCCGCTCTCGGGACGCGGGCTCGAACCCTTCGCTGCGTTTGAAATCCGTGACTCGTCTTGGATTCGTGCACTTGAATCGATGAATTCGGTACACCCATACCACGACCGGGATCGCTTTCTCGCATCGAAACGCCATTTCATCTTCGTCTTTCACGACTCCACATTCGAATGCGTTGCCGAGGGATTCGATGTTTCTAAACTTAACTCTTCGATCGTTGATTCTATCGAAACTGTAGTTGAGTTCCTTCGTGACGACCCAATCTGAAGCAATGCGGCGGATAACCATGGCGATCGGGATAGGGGCCCGGTTGCCCGGGACCCCTCCCACACCACCTAGCATGCGGGACCGCACTAGGCGGTTGAGCACGAGTTTCAAATCAACGCGTCGCCGCGATGACCCAAGCCATTGGACCGACAGCTTCGCCGCTAAGAGATTGCCATACGGCAACGGCTCCTTCGTGAGATGATGTCGATACGTGCTTGCTCATTCCCTTCAGGCCTTCGCGTCGCCGTTGGATTCGGCGGATCGCTACTATGCCTTCTGCTGACTTCTCTTTGCACGGGCATACGTTGCCGCATTCCGCCCCGCCTTTCGGGCAAGCCCTACTCACGGGTACGCATCGAGATCTCCCCAAATAAGGGACGTCCTTGATCGCTCAAGAACACGTGATCTGTCCCCGCCCAAGTGCTTGATCTACCTCCGCTCTTTCTTCCGGTTCGGCTTCTTGGTCAGCAGCCCAATCGCCTGGAGTCGTCGGCCTCGTATCAAGTTTCTGTTCGTCACCTGGCGGGTCTTGGCGAGAAGATGTCCAGCGACGATTCTTTGCTGGCTTACCGATCATCTTCGCAGGCTTCCTCCCCACGGTTTGTCACCTCCCCGCAGTTGCCCTCGCCTCGTACTGTTCTTTACGAGCTATCCATTTGGTATCATGACTCCCTCTTCGAAGAAACCGGAACTAAGTACAGGGGACTTGCACCCCACAAGATCACGCCCATGTCGGGCGTACTGCACCGGAGCCGAGCTTGCGCGTTTTCACAAATGGACAATCAACTTTCCCGGCCCGGTGACGGGTACCGTTCCCCGACTGAATGCCAATGATCGCACTCGGCTACATGGCGAAACGCATCGTGGAGCGTCCCGATTGGTTGGACGTTCCATCAGTTCGCAACGTCTACGCCGTATCCGACTGTATCTCGCCAGACTTCACGGACTACATCACCTTTTGGGCGCACAACGGATTTTGGTTTTTCGACAAGCCTTCACGGATTACGCGTCTGTGTTCGCAGCACGGCATCGCGTTGGATGATCTCACGTTCGTTTACTACGAAGCTCATCCACAACAATTCAAGAATGACGATCACACTTGGCATGGCTTCGGCCCGGATTCGGGCGTTAAGACCGATGTTTCGCCGCCAATCAACCCGCGGTTGCTTGGGTTCGACATCGTCTGCTACTCGATGCAAAACTCGCCTGAATGCTCGCCTCTGTCCTGCAACCACGTTGCGGCGAACGTCCAGGTAAACACGCACTGTCTGATCGACACGCTTGACTACGCTATCGATTGCCTCGAAACTGGAATCTTTGACAACGCGGAACCCGGCCCGATGCGGGTCATCGCGGTGCACACGCTCGAATCGAAGGCGGACGGGGAACCAATAAGGATTTGACTTCGCGTGGATGCGGCGGTTGAGTCTCTTTCTCTTTCATGTTGCTTCGTTCGTCGCGGTTCAAAACGCGTCGCCTAGCCGAAGCTCAAGTCCTCTGTTCAAGATGCCCGGGGGTAAATGGCGAGGCGTTGATTGAGGATCTCTTGGGAATTGCTTCCCGGCTGCGTTCTCTAACGAAGAGGCAGGTTGGTTTTGAAGTAGGTGAATTGCTGATCGGCCGTTTGCTCTGTGCCTGTTCCGCTGGCGACGAGTTGGATGGAAGCGGATTGACGCTCATTGCCCGATTAATTTTGAGCTTGAGATTGCTGTCGCGACATACCTTCCTCCTTCGCCCTCCTGAAGACGTTCGAATTCGACCGGTCATTTCACTTCCCCGGTTCATGCGTTACCCACTGTCGTAGTAAGTCAGCCCATGCTCGGGACGGATGCCCTGCGACGACAACGATGTGTAGCTGACCTCAATCGCTCGCATGATCCCGCCGCACAGGCGACACTTCATCGGCACGGTCAGTGGTTCATCCTGTGGCGCGTAGCCGCTGCCCAGCCAGAACGTCCAGCCAAGCATCAGCCAGACCAACCACTTCACCTCCTCCACTTTCACCTTGCTGTTCCCGCTCATCCATCCGTAATGACGGATCTTCATGAAGTTCGTCGGCAACACGTGCTGCAAGAAGTTGCCCACGAAGTCTTCGCCGGCAACCTCTTTGCTCTGAACCACGTTTCTTTTGCGACGAATTTGGTACGTCACCGTTTCTGAGTTGACATCGATGATCCGGCTGTCGTTGATCGCGACTCGATGGATGTACGGTGCCAGGTACTTCAGCGTTGGAACGCCGTGCCCGACCGCCTGGATGTCGACGACGAAGTCTTTCGTCCAAGTCTCGCGATCGACTTGGTCATACAGCCCAGCGGCACGAAGCTCATCGGCCAGCTTCGCTTTGTAGACGCGGATCAGCGTGCCGTGATGGAACAAGAAGTTCTCCGGTGTGCTCTGCCATGATTCGGCATTGCCTTGCTCATCCAGTTTCACTCCGCCGCCAGGAACGACATAGTGAACGTGCGGATGATAGACCGCCGGGTCTCGCCCCCAAGTATGAAGCACGCCGAAGAACCCAAGCTGACATCCTTTCAGACTCTTGGTTGCCGCGCCCACATCGCGAATGCTCTGACTGCCGGCATCGAACAAGCATCGGTAGCCGTCACGTTGGTGAACGCGCAGCACCAAGCCGATCTCCCGGGGCACAGTGAAAGTGACCAAGAAGTGATGAACCGGCATCAGCTTGGCAGACTGCGTTTCAATCCAAGCCTGCGTCTTCTCGTGACCGCAGTTTGGACAGTGTCGATTGCCACACGAACGTCCGACCCAGTGATCGCTTCCGCAACCGCCGCACTGGTAGTGAACACCACCCAGTGCACCGGTGCGACAACGAGTGATCGCGCCAAGAACTTTGTCTTCGGCGATCGAGATCGAATCGGCGTGTTGCTGCAGGTATGCCGGTGCGAATTGGCGAAGAGCCTCCGCAACCGTGGGCATTTTCCAGAGCGGGTTTACTCGCCGCTGCCAGGCAGCCTACCGAACAGCCTTTCGATTTCTTGACGAGCGTTCGCCTCAGCGGTGTCAGTCAGATGCAGATAGACCAAGGTGGTCTGCAGCGACGAATGCCCCAAGTACTTTTGAATCACCTTCAGTCCCACGCCCGCTTCGAGCAAGTGCGTTGCATAGGAATGACGCAGCGTATGGATGCTGACCTTCTTGCCAAAGCGGAGGTTCTTTGTGATCTGCTTCATCGCTCCTTGAACGGCCGTTTCGCTCATCGGAGTCGTCGCTTGGCTGACGCCGTCTTTGGCAAGGCTGTGGTTTCGGCCATCTGCCGGAAACAGCAGGCGTGGGTGCCGGTGACTTGCCCAGTAGCTTCGCAGAAGTCGAACGGTCGTCGTCGGCAGCGGGACATACCGGTCCTTGGCTCCCTTGCCACGATGGACATGGACCCAGCCTCGCTGGGCGTCGATGTCACTGACCTGCAGATGCAGTGCTTCATTGAGCCGCAGTCCCAGCGAATAGACGGTCCAGAAATAGACGAACATTCGCCGCGTGGTCGCCGAGCCGATCAGTTCATGAACCTGCTCGATCGTCAGCACCTCCGGCAACGTGGTGATGTTCTGGAGCTTGAGCATCTTGATGATTTCCCAGTCACGCTTGCAGGTGTGCGTGAAGAAGAACTTGATGCCCGAGAATGCCACGCGGAGTGATCCATAAGCAAAGTTGCGATCGTTTTTCAGGTGCAAGAAGAACTGCCGCACATGCTGCTCGTTCACCTGGTCGGGACTGCAGCCGGCGAAATCAGAGAGCTGCCTGACCGCTCGGATGTAGCCATCGTGAGTTCGTTTGGCCTTGCCGGTCAGGTGCAAGTCTTCAGAGAGTCTCAGGCGAAGACTTTCAGGGAAGTGGGATCCAGGTACATCTTGCGAATCGTTTGAGCTAAACTTGGACATCTTGGTTTCCTTTTCAGGAGGAGTTGCTGAGCTGTTCCCAGCGAACAGCTCCTCCTGAAAGGATGCTTCCAATAATCCGTCACGCTTCCGTTCCACCACCAATACGAAACCGCCGCGATAGCGGCTTACTTGAACCATCCGATGCAACCGAGTCGCGGTAGCGGGGCGTTTCGAAATGGAGAATCAACCGCCGCGACCGGCTGATCGGTACCGTTATCGCACTGACTTGAGGTACTTATAGACGGTGAGAGAACCGTACGCCCCGCCGACCTCGTCCCGAGCTGAAAACGATTCAAAACAATGGGCCGTTCGTTGGCCGGTGCTTATGCTGCTTGTATTTGGTTTCGCACTTGTAGCCTACGCGTCGTACCGATCGGAGATCATGCTTGCGATCGTGGACATCGTCGCTTTCGGGGCGATCTGTGGATTGGTGATCGCATCTCCGCTGGTTACGTTATACGCTTATCTCACTGGACGATCGACTCGACGACTCCTGTGGTCCTCATACATGTTCCGATTAACCGTTTTCTTTGGTTTCGTTTCGGTCGCGACACTGTGGCTCTTGTTCACCAACGCGGACTTCCGATGATGGCCGCAATTTACAAACAACTTGCGATAACTATGCCGTGCACCGAAGGACGGCCTGCGCGGTTTTTGAAGTGGAAAATCAATCGTCCGTCCTCGGTGACGGCTACCGTTACCCGACTGAATGATTCTCGCGATACATGGCACGTGCATGAGACATGATCGTTCGTCACTCGACGCACTTCCCGTTGACCCGTTTGCACTTGAATTGGTCCCGCAATCAGTCGCACAAGAACACTGCATCCTCGCCATTGGCCTCGACGGCCAGACATTGCGGCTAGTCTTGCCAACCGACTTTGACTCCGAGACCGGCCGAATTCTTCGGTTCATTCTCGATCGAGACTTCACGGCGGAGCACGCCGAACGATCCATGCTGCCAGCGTTGATTGACCACCACTATGCGGCTGCAAATTCAGACATCACTAACTGTGATGCGCAGCTGCGGGTAAACTGTCCGAAACACTGGGCTAACTTATCCCCGACTGTTCGCCGTAACGAACGCACGTGTGGAGCGTGCAACCGCGTGGTCTATTTTTGCTATACTCAAGACGAACTTGATCGACGACGATTTGCGGGTGACTGTGTTGCGTTTTGCGACCCGGCCATGTATGGATCGTGGATGGGCATGCCCGAATGAATGCGGCGGGTAACCATCGCATGCAACGGAGGACGGGTGGTCCGTTTTCTCGTCTGCTTGCAAGTCGTTCGCCCGTCCCCGCTGATGCGTAACGTTCTGCCAATCACGGATACCACCTCGGCCTAGCTCATTTCGTTAGAGATGCGTAAGAAGACACTTCGGATCGTCATGTTGATTGCAGCCACTATCTGTTTGGGGTTGTTGGCTGTTGCTACTGGCGTAGGCTACTTCATCTACACATGGCTGAAGGTAGATCCCATTGCCGTCGCTTCGGACGCGAGTGACATTGATCGTATTGCTGCGGTCGAAGGATGGCTTAATGACCAGTTCGATAATTGTAAATTCAATGGTGGCGTGCTCATCATTCGAGATGGAAATGTGCTGCTTTCCAAAACGTGCGGGTACACTGACCATAGTGCGACACATCAACTCGACGACCACACGGCTTTTCGGTTAGCGTCCGTTTCAAAGCAGTTCACTGCGGCTGGCGCGCTTAGACTTGCTGAAATGGACTTACTCGACCTTGATGACCCAGTTGCTGAGCATCTTGACAACTTTCCTTTCGAAAATGTTAACATTCGACACCTGCTCAACCAAACCTCAGGTATTCCAGACGAATACATGACTCTGGCTGAGGAACATCACGAACCTGTCGGAGACGTTCTAACGATTTCAAAGGCCGTAGACTTGGTGATGCAGCACTCGAAGCCAGATCGACCGCCCGGCGACGCGATGGAATACAGCAATACCAACTACGTATTGCTTGCGGGAGTCATCGAGTCGGTTTCGGGAAAGAGCTTCGAGAAGTTCATGTCTGAGGAACTGTTTCAGCCGCTTGGCATGAATGACACACGCGTTTGGAATTTGGTGTCTGATGAACGCTCGCCCAATCAGGCATCTGACTTTGATCAGATTGACGATGACCGAACGCCAATCGAACCAACATGGCTGGACGGTGTAGCCGGAGATGGAGCTGTTTTCAGCAGCTTGAATGATTTCGTTAGCTGGGATCGATTTTGGTACGGCAACTCACGCGTTTCCAACACTCTGCTTGAGCAAGCGTTTGACCGTCCAAAATTGAAAGATGGAAGTCGATCAGATTATGGATTTGGATGGGTCGTGGAGCGAAAACGACAGTGGCATAACGGAGCGTGGCTCGGTGCGAACACGTACCTCGTTCGATACCCGAAGACTCGCTCTTGTCTGGTAGTACTCGACAACTCATCGAACCTCAGGTTGGATAGCATCGCGGATGAGATTGAGGAAGCGCTGAAACCGATTTTCACTGACGATTAAATCGGATACAGTGGGCAGAACCAAGCCGTGAACCGGAGCGGCGAAGTCGGCCGGATTTGAAATGGACAACCTTTCGTCGCCGCCCGGTTACGGCGGTCGTTGAACTTAATCGAGTCGTCCGGCGGCACGCTCTCTCCAGTGCACGGGTTGGCAAGCTCTTTCGGTGGGCGGCCGCTTCCTTGCGGGGTGATGGTTGGCATCCCTGCCAACCATGCATGTTCCATCAGCTTCGCTGACTCGAACTCTGCGGCGGGAACGTGATGGATGACGGCAGTGGCGGTCTTGAAATAGCACGCTCATGGGAAAGAGCGTCTTCGCCAAGGTTTGATTAAAACGGTTGTAGGACTTGCGCTTTTGGATTTCGCAAGCACTGTGGAATGCTTCCGCACACCGAACCCTCGGAGTGCGATGCTTCCATCCTGCTTTGAGACAAGTGCAATGGCTCCCTCCGAAGAACATTCTTGCAAGCTGACTCGCCGAATGGCTGAGGACATGCTCATCCGAAACATGGCCCCCGCGACCATCAAGGCTTACACCTATCACGCCAGAAGGTTTGCCGGCTTCATCGGTAAATCGCTCGGCGAAGCAACCGTCGAAGACGTTAGAACCTTCCAACTTTACCTGATCCAAGAGAAGAAGGTCGCCTATAGCTCATTCAACCAAGCGGTTTGCGCGCTACGGTTTCTGTACACGCACACCATCCGGGTCCCTTGGCCCGTCACGATGGTTCCCTTCGGGAAACGGCCCAAGACCTTGCCGATCGTGCTCAGCCGCCACGAAATCGACAAGCTGCTTCAATGCACACCCAACCTGAAACACCGAACCTTCCTGATGACGCTCTACTCGGCGGGACTCCGGTTCTCCGAAGCGGCCCATCTGAGGATCGCCGACCTCGATTCGGATCGGATGATGATTCACATCCGACACGCCAAGGGAGCCAAGGATCGACTGGTGCCGCTCTCAC includes these proteins:
- a CDS encoding tyrosine-type recombinase/integrase — protein: MERTRCGLLEATFQEELFAGNSSATPPEKEHNMSNSSSNNPQNAPGVHFPESLRLRLSEDLHLTGKAKRTHDGYIRAVRQLSDFAGCSPDQVTEQHVRQFFLHLKNERNFAYGSLRVAFSGIKFLFTHTCKRDWEIIKMLKLQNITTLPEVLTIDQVHELIGSATTRRMFVYFWTVYSLGLRLNEALHLQVSDIDAQRGWVHVHRGKGAKDRYVPLPTTTVRLLRNYWASHRHPSFLFPADGRNHSLAKDGVSQATTPMSETAVQGAMKQITKNLRFGKKVSIHTLRHSYATHLLEAGVGLKVIQKYLGHSSLQTTMVYLHLTDTAEANAREEIEKLFGRLPGSGE
- a CDS encoding IS91 family transposase; the protein is MPTVAEALRQFAPAYLQQHADSISVAEDKVLGAITRCRTGALGGVHYQCGGCGSDHWVGRSCGNRHCPNCGHEKTQAWIETQSAKLMPVHHFLVTFTVPREIGLVLRVHQRDGYRCLFDASSQSIRDVGAATKSLKGCQLGFFGVLHTWGRDPAVYHPHVHYVVPGGGVKLDEQGNAESWQSTPENFLFHHGTLIRVYKAKLADELRAAGLYDQVDRETWTKDFVVDIQAVGHGVPTLKYLAPYVHRVAINDSRIIDVNSETVTYQIRRKGNVVQNKEVAGEEFVGDFLQHVLPTNFMKIRHYGWMSGNSKVKVEEVKWLVWLMLGWTFWLGSGYAPQVEPLTAPMKCRLCGGIMRAIEVSYTSLSSQGIRPEHGLTYYDSG
- a CDS encoding IS30 family transposase — encoded protein: MAHLTFHQRVVISVMQRDGKKQKEIAEAIEVSPSTVSRELARNHVTGKHYHPLHAERRANFLKERPSVVSKLEDPDLFEVVSEKLALNWSPEQISGYLSKQAGKLQISHQTIYKYLWSLDRNHPFRKAMRRSGRRNRKQKPGFIRKQAADRVSIHDRPKVASNRKRIGDWELDLVVCKKSTGYLVTAVDRKTGYTLVGRCKKKSSRLVMDTIRSMFNKVPEKHIKTMTFDNGTEFFYHRLLPSWFNVKVFFADPYCSGQRGTNENTNGLLRQYFPKGVDYGSISWQQVRKAAMLLNLRPRKRHGYQTPASLFE
- a CDS encoding IS91 family transposase; this translates as MPTVAEALRQFAPAYLQQHADSISIAEDKVLGAITRCRTGALGGVHYQCGGCGSDHWVGRSCGNRHCPNCGHEKTQAWIETQSAKLMPVHHFLVTFTVPREIGLVLRVHQRDGYRCLFDAGSQSIRDVGAATKSLKGCQLGFFGVLHTWGRDPAVYHPHVHYVVPGGGVKLDEQGNAESWQSTPENFLFHHGTLIRVYKAKLADELRAAGLYDQVDRETWTKDFVVDIQAVGHGVPTLKYLAPYIHRVAINDSRIIDVNSETVTYQIRRKRNVVQSKEVAGEDFVGNFLQHVLPTNFMKIRHYGWMSGNSKVKVEEVKWLVWLMLGWTFWLGSGYAPQDEPLTVPMKCRLCGGIMRAIEVSYTSLSSQGIRPEHGLTYYDSG
- a CDS encoding tyrosine-type recombinase/integrase — translated: MERKRDGLLEASFQEELFAGNSSATPPEKETKMSKFSSNDSQDVPGSHFPESLRLRLSEDLHLTGKAKRTHDGYIRAVRQLSDFAGCSPDQVNEQHVRQFFLHLKNDRNFAYGSLRVAFSGIKFFFTHTCKRDWEIIKMLKLQNITTLPEVLTIEQVHELIGSATTRRMFVYFWTVYSLGLRLNEALHLQVSDIDAQRGWVHVHRGKGAKDRYVPLPTTTVRLLRSYWASHRHPRLLFPADGRNHSLAKDGVSQATTPMSETAVQGAMKQITKNLRFGKKVSIHTLRHSYATHLLEAGVGLKVIQKYLGHSSLQTTLVYLHLTDTAEANARQEIERLFGRLPGSGE
- a CDS encoding serine hydrolase domain-containing protein; translated protein: MLIAATICLGLLAVATGVGYFIYTWLKVDPIAVASDASDIDRIAAVEGWLNDQFDNCKFNGGVLIIRDGNVLLSKTCGYTDHSATHQLDDHTAFRLASVSKQFTAAGALRLAEMDLLDLDDPVAEHLDNFPFENVNIRHLLNQTSGIPDEYMTLAEEHHEPVGDVLTISKAVDLVMQHSKPDRPPGDAMEYSNTNYVLLAGVIESVSGKSFEKFMSEELFQPLGMNDTRVWNLVSDERSPNQASDFDQIDDDRTPIEPTWLDGVAGDGAVFSSLNDFVSWDRFWYGNSRVSNTLLEQAFDRPKLKDGSRSDYGFGWVVERKRQWHNGAWLGANTYLVRYPKTRSCLVVLDNSSNLRLDSIADEIEEALKPIFTDD
- a CDS encoding tyrosine-type recombinase/integrase, translating into MAPSEEHSCKLTRRMAEDMLIRNMAPATIKAYTYHARRFAGFIGKSLGEATVEDVRTFQLYLIQEKKVAYSSFNQAVCALRFLYTHTIRVPWPVTMVPFGKRPKTLPIVLSRHEIDKLLQCTPNLKHRTFLMTLYSAGLRFSEAAHLRIADLDSDRMMIHIRHAKGAKDRLVPLSPRLLKELRIYWSKYRPTDLLFPGNSATKTYADTSIQKAMKRSAEKAGIKKRVYPHVLRHSYATGLLEAGVDLLTISKLLGHASFVTTMIYLHCRREHLSSVPSPLDWLPVKQLPTYQPPQENSGISETNSPS